A single Blastococcus colisei DNA region contains:
- a CDS encoding DUF3140 domain-containing protein, with the protein MASEDPDTVREGFGEVVNMTAGELEKWLGTDESQSVGQDSDGSGESTGHASGRRIVDLLRTKKGDLTSDDLAHMRKVHGYVRRHLAQRPQKEEVETSRWRHSLMNWGHDPLK; encoded by the coding sequence ATGGCCAGCGAGGACCCGGACACGGTGCGCGAGGGGTTCGGCGAGGTGGTGAACATGACCGCGGGCGAGCTGGAGAAGTGGCTCGGCACCGACGAGTCGCAGTCGGTGGGCCAGGATTCCGACGGGTCGGGTGAGTCGACCGGGCACGCATCCGGGCGGCGCATCGTCGACCTGCTCCGCACGAAGAAGGGCGACCTGACCTCCGACGACCTGGCGCACATGCGCAAGGTCCACGGCTACGTTCGACGCCACCTGGCCCAGCGACCGCAGAAGGAGGAGGTCGAGACCTCCCGGTGGCGGCATTCCCTGATGAACTGGGGTCACGATCCGCTGAAGTAG
- a CDS encoding response regulator, with amino-acid sequence MQSPSRLVRVFLVDDHEVVRRGVAEVLEDDPGITVAGEAGSVAEALVRVPAVRPDIVLIDMRLPDGDGADLCRGLRDRVPGLRCLVLTSFAEQEALDAAVRAGASGFLLKQVRGPALVSAVRTVSGGGTLFDDVAPAVSRVRGPAAAGSDRLRLLTDQERTVLRLIGEGLTNRQIGARMGLAEKTVKNYTSHLLAKLGLERRTQAAILATELRDRAGG; translated from the coding sequence GTGCAGTCCCCGTCCCGGCTGGTCCGCGTCTTCCTCGTCGACGACCACGAGGTCGTCCGCCGGGGGGTGGCGGAGGTGCTGGAGGACGATCCCGGGATCACGGTCGCGGGCGAGGCCGGCTCCGTCGCCGAGGCGCTGGTGCGGGTTCCTGCCGTGCGCCCGGACATCGTCCTCATCGACATGCGCCTGCCCGACGGTGACGGTGCCGATCTCTGCCGCGGCCTGCGCGACCGGGTTCCCGGGCTGCGCTGCCTCGTGCTGACCAGCTTCGCGGAGCAGGAGGCACTGGACGCCGCCGTCCGGGCGGGGGCCTCGGGCTTCCTGCTCAAGCAGGTGCGGGGACCGGCCCTCGTGTCCGCCGTGCGCACGGTGTCCGGGGGCGGCACGCTGTTCGACGACGTGGCACCCGCGGTGTCGCGGGTGCGCGGCCCCGCGGCGGCGGGCAGCGATCGACTGAGGCTGCTCACCGACCAGGAGCGCACCGTGCTGCGGCTGATCGGTGAGGGGCTCACCAACCGCCAGATCGGTGCCCGCATGGGGCTGGCCGAGAAGACGGTGAAGAACTACACCAGTCACCTGCTGGCCAAGCTCGGGCTCGAACGGCGCACCCAGGCGGCGATCCTCGCGACGGAGCTGCGGGACCGCGCCGGGGGCTGA
- a CDS encoding 3-hydroxybutyrate dehydrogenase has product MAINGPLVGRRALITGGASGIGRACAVRLGDEGADVVVVDRDAEAAKAVAAEVGGTAVAVDLSDLEAVDALDLAVDILVNNAGLQHVAPVHEFPVDRFAYILRLMVEVPFRLARGALPHMYERGWGRVVNISSIHGLRASAYKAAYVTAKHGLEGLSKVIALEGAEKGVTSNCVNPAYVRTPLVEGQIADQAKAHGLSEDQVVGQIMLAPAAVKRLIEPAEVADAVAWLCSPSAASVTGTSLVMDGGWSAH; this is encoded by the coding sequence ATGGCGATCAACGGTCCCCTGGTCGGACGTCGCGCACTCATCACCGGCGGAGCGTCGGGCATCGGACGGGCCTGCGCCGTTCGCCTCGGCGACGAGGGCGCCGACGTCGTCGTCGTCGACCGCGACGCGGAGGCGGCGAAGGCGGTGGCCGCCGAGGTGGGGGGCACGGCCGTGGCCGTGGACCTGTCCGACCTCGAGGCTGTCGACGCGCTCGACCTCGCGGTGGACATCCTCGTGAACAACGCCGGGCTGCAGCACGTGGCGCCGGTGCACGAGTTCCCGGTCGACCGGTTCGCCTACATCCTGCGGCTGATGGTGGAGGTGCCCTTCCGGCTGGCCCGCGGCGCACTGCCGCACATGTACGAGCGGGGCTGGGGCCGCGTGGTGAACATCAGCTCGATCCACGGGCTGCGCGCGTCCGCCTACAAGGCCGCCTACGTCACGGCCAAGCACGGCCTGGAAGGCCTGTCGAAGGTGATCGCCCTGGAGGGCGCCGAGAAGGGGGTCACCTCCAACTGCGTGAACCCGGCCTACGTGCGGACGCCGCTGGTGGAGGGCCAGATCGCCGATCAGGCGAAGGCCCACGGTCTCTCGGAGGACCAGGTCGTCGGACAGATCATGCTGGCCCCCGCGGCGGTGAAGCGGCTGATCGAGCCGGCCGAGGTCGCCGACGCCGTGGCCTGGCTGTGCTCGCCGTCCGCGGCCTCGGTCACGGGCACCTCGCTGGTGATGGACGGCGGGTGGAGCGCACATTGA
- a CDS encoding DUF6328 family protein, whose protein sequence is MEQTAQARGETPDQVLDRNLNELLQELRVVLTGVQILFAFLLALAFTADLAERGLFATTVYTITLMSTACATVVLIAPVSFHRTVFRRQLKEQLVAFADRALLVGLGLLLVGITSAVLLVLDVVLGRWPAIAGCGVVVLVGAVCWYAVPLLQRRADRS, encoded by the coding sequence GTGGAGCAGACCGCACAGGCGCGCGGCGAGACTCCTGACCAGGTCCTGGACCGGAACCTGAACGAGCTGCTGCAGGAGCTCCGCGTGGTGCTGACCGGCGTGCAGATCCTGTTCGCGTTCCTGCTCGCCCTGGCCTTCACCGCCGACCTCGCTGAGCGCGGCCTGTTCGCGACGACCGTCTACACGATCACCCTGATGAGCACCGCCTGCGCGACCGTCGTGCTCATCGCACCGGTCTCCTTCCACCGCACCGTGTTCCGGCGCCAGCTCAAGGAGCAGCTGGTCGCCTTCGCCGACCGGGCGCTGCTCGTCGGGCTGGGGCTGCTCCTGGTCGGCATCACCAGCGCCGTGCTGCTCGTGCTGGACGTCGTCCTCGGGCGGTGGCCGGCCATCGCAGGCTGCGGCGTCGTCGTGCTGGTCGGCGCGGTGTGCTGGTACGCCGTTCCCCTGCTGCAGCGGAGGGCGGACCGGTCCTGA
- a CDS encoding methyltransferase domain-containing protein, producing MAAFPDELGSRSAEVDPLEQIRRGRGDPAIRRNDPAQYDQLADEWWRHDGEFAALHWLAASRAERVPPAPHEGAVLVDLACGGGLMGPHVARLGYRHVGVDIGARGLELARAHAVIPVRGSVLAVPLADGCADVVLAGEILEHVEDHAGVLAECARLLRPGGIIVLDALAAGWLSTLVNVHLLERLPGGPPRGLHDPALFVDRERLLETADRLGLELQLVGLRPSMRQAVAWKLGRRRMVRMKPIRSTAVVFAGYGHKR from the coding sequence GTGGCGGCATTCCCTGATGAACTGGGGTCACGATCCGCTGAAGTAGACCCGCTGGAGCAGATCCGCCGAGGACGAGGAGACCCCGCCATCCGCCGCAACGATCCCGCGCAGTACGACCAGCTGGCCGACGAATGGTGGCGGCACGACGGGGAGTTCGCGGCCCTGCACTGGCTGGCCGCATCGCGAGCAGAGCGCGTCCCACCGGCCCCGCACGAGGGGGCGGTGCTGGTCGACCTGGCGTGCGGCGGCGGTCTGATGGGCCCGCACGTGGCGCGCCTCGGCTACCGGCACGTCGGGGTCGACATCGGCGCCCGCGGCCTGGAGCTGGCCCGCGCGCACGCCGTGATCCCCGTGCGCGGTTCGGTCCTGGCGGTGCCGCTCGCCGACGGCTGCGCCGACGTCGTGCTGGCCGGCGAGATCCTGGAGCACGTGGAGGACCACGCCGGGGTCCTCGCCGAGTGCGCTCGGCTGCTCCGGCCGGGCGGGATCATCGTGCTCGACGCCCTCGCGGCCGGCTGGCTGTCGACGCTGGTCAACGTGCACCTGCTCGAGCGGCTGCCCGGTGGTCCGCCGCGCGGGCTCCACGATCCAGCGCTGTTCGTCGACCGCGAGCGCCTGCTCGAAACAGCCGACCGGCTGGGCCTGGAACTGCAGCTGGTGGGCCTGCGGCCGTCGATGCGCCAGGCCGTCGCCTGGAAGCTGGGCCGCCGGCGAATGGTGCGGATGAAGCCGATCCGCTCCACCGCGGTCGTCTTCGCCGGGTACGGGCACAAGCGCTGA
- a CDS encoding TIGR03617 family F420-dependent LLM class oxidoreductase, which translates to MLLDAALLSTGIDDIPATARDLESRGYAGVWASEVDHDPFLPLLSAGQATERIQVGTAIAVAFARSPMTLATTAYDLQRYTRGRFVLGLGTQIKAHVERRFSMPWSPPVARMREYVAALRAIWAAWQDGTPLRFQGEHYRHTLMTPMFAPDPHTWGPPPVYLAAVGPAMTRLVGEVADGLLVHGFTTERYLRERTLPALEEGLAAAGRTRDRVAVTLPGLVVSGRTEQERAAAVAAVKATIAFYGSTPAYRPVLELHGWDALADELHTMSVGRREDKWTAMRDLVDDEVLGTFAVVAEPGDVAAAVRRRYDGMVDRFSVYASYPTPLDLWDPLVESFR; encoded by the coding sequence GTGCTTCTCGACGCCGCACTCCTGTCCACCGGGATCGACGACATCCCGGCCACCGCCCGTGACCTGGAGTCGCGCGGGTACGCCGGGGTGTGGGCGTCCGAGGTCGACCACGACCCGTTCCTGCCCCTGCTGTCGGCCGGGCAGGCGACCGAGCGCATCCAGGTCGGCACCGCGATCGCCGTCGCCTTCGCTCGTTCCCCCATGACGCTGGCGACGACCGCCTACGACCTGCAGCGCTACACCCGCGGCCGGTTCGTGCTCGGACTGGGCACCCAGATCAAGGCGCACGTGGAGCGGCGGTTCTCCATGCCCTGGAGCCCCCCGGTCGCGCGGATGCGGGAGTACGTCGCGGCCCTGCGGGCGATCTGGGCGGCCTGGCAGGACGGGACACCGCTGCGCTTCCAGGGCGAGCACTACCGGCACACGTTGATGACGCCGATGTTCGCGCCGGATCCGCACACCTGGGGGCCGCCTCCGGTCTACCTGGCCGCGGTCGGGCCCGCGATGACGCGCCTGGTCGGCGAGGTGGCCGACGGGCTCCTGGTGCACGGCTTCACCACCGAGCGGTACCTGCGCGAGCGCACGCTGCCCGCCCTCGAGGAGGGGCTGGCGGCCGCCGGCCGCACCCGCGACCGGGTCGCCGTCACCCTGCCCGGGCTCGTGGTGTCCGGCCGGACCGAGCAGGAGCGCGCCGCGGCCGTCGCCGCGGTCAAGGCCACGATCGCCTTCTACGGGAGCACTCCCGCTTACCGGCCGGTCCTCGAACTGCACGGCTGGGACGCCCTCGCCGACGAGCTGCACACAATGTCGGTGGGCCGCCGGGAGGACAAGTGGACGGCGATGCGCGACCTGGTCGACGACGAGGTCCTCGGCACGTTCGCCGTCGTGGCGGAGCCGGGGGACGTGGCGGCCGCCGTGCGCCGGCGCTACGACGGAATGGTCGACCGCTTCAGCGTGTACGCGTCCTATCCGACACCGCTCGACCTCTGGGATCCGCTGGTCGAGTCGTTCCGCTGA
- a CDS encoding ribokinase, translated as MPGTVVGSLNEDVLVAVGRLPGGGETVIGRSATLAPGGKGANQAAAAGLLGPGVHMVGRVGEDPAGDRQLAALASSRVDVSGVHRTPGVPTGSATIPVEEGTGENLIVVVPGANAELTPDDVDVDPVHRADVLLLQLEVPMDTVYAAAAAAGGRVVLTPAPPQPLPEELLALVDVLVPNEHELVQLTGATAGARTPVELVALARSIFGPVVVVTLGARGALVVRRDGSPALLQPPPPVTAVDTTGAGDCFCGALAQALATDRDLPAAVRFAVTAAALSTTGPGARGALPDAEAVEALLPRVPAATPVV; from the coding sequence GTGCCCGGCACCGTCGTCGGCAGCCTGAACGAGGACGTCCTCGTCGCCGTCGGCCGGCTGCCCGGGGGCGGCGAGACCGTGATCGGCCGCTCCGCCACCCTCGCGCCGGGCGGCAAGGGCGCCAACCAGGCCGCTGCCGCGGGGCTGCTGGGGCCGGGCGTGCACATGGTGGGCCGCGTCGGCGAGGACCCGGCCGGCGACCGGCAGCTGGCCGCGCTGGCGAGCTCCCGGGTGGACGTCAGCGGCGTGCACCGCACGCCGGGGGTGCCGACCGGGTCGGCCACCATCCCGGTGGAGGAGGGCACCGGCGAGAACCTCATCGTCGTCGTCCCCGGCGCCAACGCCGAGCTGACCCCCGACGACGTCGACGTCGATCCGGTACACCGCGCCGACGTGCTGCTGCTGCAGCTCGAGGTGCCGATGGACACGGTCTACGCCGCTGCCGCAGCGGCCGGCGGAAGAGTCGTCCTGACGCCCGCACCTCCCCAGCCCCTGCCGGAAGAGCTGCTGGCCCTCGTTGACGTGCTGGTCCCCAACGAGCACGAGCTGGTGCAGCTCACCGGTGCCACTGCCGGCGCCCGGACGCCCGTCGAGCTGGTCGCCCTCGCCCGCAGCATCTTCGGCCCGGTCGTGGTGGTGACCCTCGGCGCCCGCGGCGCGCTGGTGGTGCGCCGCGACGGCTCTCCCGCGCTCCTCCAGCCCCCGCCGCCGGTGACGGCCGTCGACACCACCGGAGCGGGCGACTGCTTCTGCGGCGCGCTGGCGCAGGCACTGGCCACCGACCGGGACCTGCCGGCGGCGGTGCGGTTCGCGGTGACGGCCGCGGCGCTGTCCACCACCGGCCCCGGCGCCCGTGGCGCACTTCCGGACGCCGAGGCCGTCGAGGCGCTCCTGCCGCGGGTGCCGGCCGCCACGCCGGTGGTCTGA
- a CDS encoding acyl-CoA dehydrogenase, protein MTHYTANLRDLEFNLFEFLDTKDRFGTGPFAQMDAETARGILSEVRRLAEGPVAASFVDADRNPPVFDPATNSVTLPESFKKSVKAIEDGEWYRLDLPEHLGGFGAPHALTWGAFEMILGANPAAFMYGSGAAFAAILDELGTPDQKRMAELMLEHNWGATMVLTEPDAGSDVGAGTTKAVQQADGSWHIHGVKRFITSAEHDLSDNIIHLVLARPEGAKAGTKGLSLFVVPKFHVDLETGELLERNGAYVTNVEKKMGLKVSTTCELTFGDGPVPAQGWLVGEVHDGIAQMFKVIEHARMFVGAKAIATLSAGYQVARDYAKTRVQGADLTATSKDAPRVPITHHPDVRRSLMLQKSYAEGMRALYLYAASFRDQITEAEAAGEGDGEQATLAGRVNDLLLPIVKGFGSERATQLLTAESLQTLGGSGYLQDYPIEQYIRDSKIDTLYEGTTAIQGQDFFFRKIVKDGGVALTWLAEQIQATVDGEAGNGRLKEERALLGTALSDVQGMLTAMFGHLTAAQQDMNSLYKVAQSTSRLLLAAGDLITGWLLVRQSEVALAALSGEVGEKDRFFYEGKLAATRFFCTQVLPRLTSERTIVENTDNALMEVPEAAF, encoded by the coding sequence ATGACGCACTACACCGCCAACCTCCGGGACCTCGAGTTCAACCTCTTCGAGTTCCTGGACACCAAGGACCGCTTCGGCACCGGGCCGTTCGCGCAGATGGACGCCGAGACCGCCCGGGGGATCCTGAGCGAGGTCCGCCGGCTGGCGGAGGGCCCCGTCGCGGCGTCCTTCGTCGACGCCGACCGCAACCCGCCGGTGTTCGACCCCGCCACGAACTCGGTGACGCTGCCCGAGTCGTTCAAGAAGTCGGTCAAGGCCATCGAGGACGGCGAGTGGTACCGCCTCGACCTGCCCGAGCACCTCGGCGGGTTCGGCGCACCGCACGCCCTGACCTGGGGCGCCTTCGAGATGATCCTCGGCGCCAACCCGGCCGCGTTCATGTACGGATCGGGTGCTGCGTTCGCCGCGATCCTCGACGAGCTGGGCACCCCCGACCAGAAGCGCATGGCCGAGTTGATGCTCGAGCACAACTGGGGCGCGACCATGGTCCTCACCGAGCCCGACGCGGGCTCCGACGTCGGCGCCGGCACCACCAAGGCCGTGCAGCAGGCCGACGGCTCGTGGCACATCCACGGCGTGAAGCGGTTCATCACGTCGGCCGAACACGACCTCTCCGACAACATCATCCACCTGGTCCTGGCCCGCCCCGAGGGCGCGAAGGCCGGCACCAAGGGGCTGTCGCTGTTCGTCGTCCCCAAGTTCCACGTCGACCTCGAGACCGGGGAGCTCCTCGAGCGCAACGGCGCCTACGTCACGAACGTCGAGAAGAAGATGGGCCTCAAGGTCTCCACGACCTGCGAGCTCACCTTCGGCGACGGGCCGGTCCCGGCACAGGGCTGGCTGGTCGGCGAGGTGCACGACGGCATCGCGCAGATGTTCAAGGTCATCGAGCACGCCCGCATGTTCGTCGGGGCCAAGGCCATCGCCACCCTCTCGGCCGGCTACCAGGTCGCGCGCGACTACGCCAAGACCCGGGTGCAGGGTGCCGACCTCACCGCGACGTCCAAGGACGCGCCGCGGGTTCCCATCACCCACCACCCGGACGTGCGCCGGTCGCTGATGCTGCAGAAGTCCTACGCCGAGGGCATGCGCGCGCTGTACCTCTACGCCGCGAGCTTCCGCGACCAGATCACCGAGGCCGAAGCCGCAGGCGAGGGCGACGGCGAGCAGGCGACGCTGGCCGGGCGGGTCAATGACCTGCTGCTGCCGATCGTGAAGGGCTTCGGGTCGGAGCGGGCGACCCAGCTGCTCACCGCCGAGTCGCTGCAGACCCTCGGCGGCTCGGGCTACCTGCAGGACTACCCGATCGAGCAGTACATCCGCGACTCGAAGATCGACACCCTCTACGAGGGCACCACGGCGATCCAGGGCCAGGACTTCTTCTTCCGGAAGATCGTCAAGGACGGCGGCGTCGCGCTGACCTGGCTGGCCGAGCAGATCCAGGCGACGGTGGACGGCGAGGCCGGCAACGGCCGGCTCAAGGAGGAGCGGGCGCTGCTCGGTACCGCGCTGTCCGACGTCCAGGGCATGCTCACCGCGATGTTCGGCCACCTGACCGCGGCGCAGCAGGACATGAACTCCCTGTACAAGGTCGCGCAGAGCACCTCGCGCCTGCTGCTGGCCGCCGGTGATCTGATCACGGGCTGGCTGCTGGTCCGCCAGTCGGAGGTCGCGCTCGCGGCCCTCTCCGGCGAGGTCGGCGAGAAGGACCGGTTCTTCTACGAGGGCAAGCTCGCCGCGACCCGGTTCTTCTGCACCCAGGTGCTGCCGCGGCTCACGTCGGAGCGGACGATCGTCGAGAACACCGACAACGCGTTGATGGAGGTGCCCGAGGCCGCGTTCTGA
- a CDS encoding MFS transporter, which yields MSAPAHSPTRFGRVVGASIVGTTVEWYDFFLYGSAAALVFGPLFFPEQDDFVQVLAAFATYAVGFFARPVGALVFGHFGDRVGRKKLLVISLMMMGGATFLIGLLPTYATVGVLAPVLLIVLRLVQGFALGGEWGGAVLIVSEHGKPEHRGFWASWPQAGAPAGNLLATGVLALLAAVQSEETFLAWGWRIPFLLSAVLIIVGLWVRLSVSESPVFLEAQRAAAAKAAETGVAEKAPILTVLTRYKREVLTAMGARIAENVSFYLLTAFSLTYLVNVGGLDSSFALNAVLLASAVHLVTIPMWGHLSDRIGRRPVYLFGAAGIGVWAFVFFGLLDTGSFGLAFVAITVGLLFHGAMYGPQAAFFSELFGTKARYTGVSVGAQLASLVAGAPAPLIALALLGSFEEPNVLAVAFYLVACAVVTLIAVASYGETAKRDLAEDKAVVLQKERRSVESV from the coding sequence ATGTCCGCACCCGCGCACTCCCCGACGCGCTTCGGCCGCGTCGTCGGCGCGAGCATCGTCGGCACCACCGTCGAGTGGTACGACTTCTTCCTGTACGGCTCGGCCGCCGCGCTCGTCTTCGGACCGCTCTTCTTCCCGGAGCAGGACGACTTCGTGCAGGTCCTCGCTGCCTTCGCCACCTACGCGGTCGGCTTCTTCGCCCGACCCGTCGGCGCACTCGTCTTCGGCCACTTCGGTGACCGTGTCGGCCGCAAGAAGCTGCTCGTCATCTCGCTGATGATGATGGGCGGCGCGACCTTCCTCATCGGCCTGCTGCCCACCTACGCCACCGTCGGCGTGCTGGCCCCGGTCCTGCTGATCGTCCTGCGCCTCGTCCAGGGCTTCGCGCTCGGCGGCGAGTGGGGCGGCGCGGTGCTGATCGTCTCCGAGCACGGCAAGCCCGAACACCGCGGGTTCTGGGCCTCCTGGCCGCAGGCCGGTGCCCCGGCGGGCAACCTCCTGGCCACGGGCGTTCTCGCGCTGCTGGCCGCGGTCCAGTCCGAGGAGACCTTCCTCGCCTGGGGCTGGCGGATCCCGTTCCTGCTCTCGGCCGTACTGATCATCGTCGGGCTGTGGGTGCGGCTGTCGGTGTCCGAGTCGCCGGTCTTCCTCGAAGCGCAGCGGGCCGCCGCGGCCAAGGCGGCGGAGACCGGAGTGGCCGAGAAGGCGCCGATCCTCACCGTGCTGACGCGCTACAAGCGCGAGGTGCTCACCGCCATGGGAGCGCGGATCGCCGAGAACGTCTCGTTCTACCTGCTGACGGCGTTCAGCCTCACGTACCTGGTGAACGTCGGCGGGCTGGACTCCTCGTTCGCGCTCAACGCAGTGCTGCTCGCATCAGCGGTGCACCTGGTGACCATCCCGATGTGGGGCCACCTCTCCGACCGGATCGGCCGCCGGCCGGTCTACCTGTTCGGCGCCGCGGGCATCGGGGTCTGGGCCTTCGTCTTCTTCGGCCTGCTGGACACCGGCAGCTTCGGGCTCGCGTTCGTGGCCATCACGGTCGGCCTGCTGTTCCACGGCGCGATGTACGGGCCGCAGGCGGCCTTCTTCTCCGAGCTGTTCGGCACCAAGGCCCGCTACACCGGCGTCTCGGTCGGTGCCCAACTGGCGTCTCTGGTGGCCGGGGCACCTGCACCGCTGATCGCGCTGGCGCTGCTGGGCAGCTTCGAGGAGCCCAACGTGCTGGCCGTGGCGTTCTACCTCGTCGCGTGCGCGGTGGTCACCCTGATAGCGGTGGCCTCCTACGGCGAGACGGCCAAGCGTGACCTCGCCGAGGACAAGGCAGTCGTGCTGCAGAAGGAGCGCCGGTCGGTCGAGTCCGTCTGA
- a CDS encoding TetR/AcrR family transcriptional regulator: MTAAPLLAADDDLAAAGAPVRRSRAERQAIVLDTAERLFAGRSSRSVGMDELVRETGLGKMTVYRLFKSKDDLVGAYLSRKAATVLAFIDAELVRLQGDPRAALLSVVDAVERDVTRTGFRGCPFTNVSSEYDDPQHPARSAAADYKFELHLRLERLAEQVVPGNGEDLAAQIHLIIDGMYLSGGLLGPDGPASHGRQLAERLIGIAQI, from the coding sequence GTGACCGCCGCCCCGCTTCTCGCCGCCGACGACGACCTCGCTGCCGCAGGCGCTCCCGTCCGCCGGAGCCGCGCCGAGCGCCAGGCGATCGTCCTGGACACCGCCGAGCGCCTGTTCGCCGGCCGCAGCTCGCGCAGCGTCGGCATGGACGAGCTGGTCCGCGAGACCGGCCTGGGCAAGATGACGGTCTACCGGCTCTTCAAGAGCAAGGACGACCTCGTCGGGGCCTATCTCTCGCGCAAGGCCGCCACGGTCCTCGCCTTCATCGATGCCGAGCTGGTGCGCCTGCAGGGCGACCCGCGCGCCGCCCTCCTCTCGGTCGTGGACGCCGTCGAACGCGACGTGACGCGCACCGGCTTCCGCGGCTGTCCGTTCACCAACGTCAGCAGCGAGTACGACGACCCGCAGCACCCGGCGCGCAGTGCTGCCGCGGACTACAAGTTCGAGCTGCACCTGCGGCTGGAGCGCCTCGCCGAGCAGGTCGTCCCGGGCAACGGCGAGGACCTCGCCGCCCAGATCCACCTGATCATCGACGGCATGTACCTCTCCGGTGGACTGCTCGGCCCCGACGGCCCGGCGTCCCACGGTCGACAGCTCGCCGAGCGCCTCATCGGCATCGCCCAGATCTGA
- a CDS encoding lipopolysaccharide assembly protein LapA domain-containing protein, which yields MSTPDPRPAGAPGSDPTPSSPGSDRPSPPPVSGTGPDGPPPAPKQSGGAGRTIGRTLALALLVFVTVVLVLFVVFNTQTVDVSLVFTDVRASLVVALLVAAALGGLLVWLAGLVLRARRRSR from the coding sequence GTGAGCACTCCCGACCCGCGCCCCGCCGGCGCCCCCGGATCCGACCCGACGCCCAGCTCGCCGGGGAGTGACCGCCCGAGCCCGCCACCGGTGTCCGGTACCGGCCCTGACGGACCGCCGCCTGCGCCCAAGCAGTCCGGGGGCGCCGGTCGCACGATCGGCCGTACGCTCGCGCTGGCGCTGCTGGTCTTCGTGACGGTCGTGCTCGTGCTGTTCGTCGTCTTCAACACCCAGACCGTCGACGTCAGCCTGGTCTTCACGGACGTCCGCGCGTCGCTGGTCGTCGCCCTGCTGGTCGCCGCTGCCCTCGGCGGGCTGCTGGTCTGGCTGGCGGGTCTGGTCCTGAGGGCGCGGCGTCGCTCCCGCTGA
- a CDS encoding type III polyketide synthase yields the protein MTAAVVTGVGSALPATFEQDAVWDGFFADHYEGVRAARRIFQSAGVQRRHAVASPMDEDLSQWGTGARMERYVQEALPLGKQAVAGALDVAGLAPGDVGLFAVATCTGYATPGLDIRLASDLGMPPGLQRLLVGHMGCYAAIPGLAAVSDFVTARSRPAVLLCCELTSLHVQPAQRDLEQVVAHALFSDAAAAVVLEPGASRGRRVAGMVARTDASTADHMTWDVTDLGFRMGLSPRVPDVLSRHVGGVVEELLSGAGLRTEDVAGWAVHPGGPRILDVVRDELGLTEDQMSASRRVLAEHGNCSSATVLLVLEEMADVDGPVVVMAFGPGLTLYAALLMPI from the coding sequence GTGACAGCGGCGGTCGTGACCGGGGTGGGCTCCGCACTCCCGGCGACCTTCGAGCAGGACGCCGTCTGGGACGGCTTCTTCGCCGATCACTACGAGGGCGTGCGTGCGGCGCGGCGCATCTTCCAGAGCGCGGGCGTGCAGCGCCGGCACGCGGTGGCCAGCCCGATGGACGAGGACCTCAGCCAGTGGGGGACCGGCGCCCGGATGGAGCGCTACGTCCAGGAGGCCCTGCCCCTGGGCAAGCAGGCGGTGGCGGGGGCGCTGGACGTGGCCGGGCTGGCCCCGGGCGACGTCGGCCTGTTCGCCGTCGCCACCTGCACCGGGTACGCCACCCCGGGGCTGGACATCCGGCTGGCCAGTGACCTCGGCATGCCGCCGGGCCTGCAGCGGCTGCTGGTCGGGCACATGGGCTGCTATGCCGCGATCCCCGGCCTGGCCGCGGTCAGCGACTTCGTGACGGCGCGGTCCCGCCCCGCCGTCCTGCTCTGCTGCGAGCTGACCAGCCTGCACGTCCAGCCGGCGCAGCGGGACCTCGAGCAGGTCGTCGCGCACGCGCTGTTCTCCGACGCCGCGGCCGCCGTCGTCCTCGAGCCGGGTGCCTCGCGCGGGCGCCGGGTGGCCGGGATGGTCGCCCGCACCGACGCGTCGACCGCGGACCACATGACCTGGGACGTCACCGACCTCGGCTTCCGCATGGGCCTGTCCCCCCGGGTCCCGGACGTGCTGTCCCGGCACGTCGGGGGCGTGGTCGAGGAGCTGCTCAGCGGTGCCGGCCTGCGTACCGAGGACGTCGCCGGCTGGGCCGTGCACCCCGGTGGGCCCCGCATCCTCGACGTCGTCCGGGACGAGCTCGGCCTGACCGAGGACCAGATGTCCGCCTCGCGCCGGGTGCTGGCCGAGCACGGCAACTGCTCGTCGGCCACGGTGCTCCTCGTGCTGGAGGAGATGGCCGACGTCGACGGCCCGGTCGTGGTGATGGCCTTCGGCCCCGGTCTGACGCTCTACGCCGCGCTGCTCATGCCGATATGA